A region of Rhizobium grahamii DNA encodes the following proteins:
- a CDS encoding TetR/AcrR family transcriptional regulator, which yields MTSATLENTTKSRGRPREFDTDAALDKALAVFSERGYHAASISELTDAMDLAAGSVYKAFGDKRGIFLAAFDRYRTVRRSLLDAELAKVMTGREKVQALLNFYAFYSHGNAGRRGCLVVGSANELATFDTDAADRVAAAFAANEALLLDLIQAGQADGSIAAGIDSAVAARALLCLTKGMRVVGKTGRTHDDMAAVAEIAAKILD from the coding sequence ATGACATCAGCGACGCTTGAGAACACGACGAAATCGCGGGGCCGCCCGCGCGAATTCGACACAGATGCCGCATTGGACAAGGCGCTCGCCGTCTTCTCCGAGCGCGGCTACCACGCGGCGTCCATCAGCGAACTGACGGATGCAATGGATCTCGCCGCCGGCAGCGTCTACAAGGCTTTCGGAGACAAACGCGGCATTTTTCTCGCCGCCTTCGATCGCTACCGCACGGTCCGCCGCAGCCTCCTTGATGCGGAACTCGCGAAGGTCATGACCGGTCGCGAGAAGGTCCAGGCACTCCTGAATTTCTATGCGTTCTATTCCCATGGCAACGCCGGCCGTCGTGGCTGTCTCGTGGTCGGCAGCGCCAACGAACTGGCGACATTCGACACGGACGCGGCCGATCGCGTCGCCGCCGCTTTCGCCGCAAACGAAGCCCTGCTGCTCGATCTTATCCAGGCCGGACAAGCCGACGGTTCAATCGCGGCAGGTATCGACAGTGCCGTCGCCGCGCGTGCCCTGCTATGCTTGACCAAAGGAATGCGCGTGGTCGGCAAGACGGGACGCACCCACGATGACATGGCCGCCGTCGCTGAGATCGCCGCAAAGATACTCGACTGA
- a CDS encoding winged helix-turn-helix transcriptional regulator has protein sequence MSGSVVNLKSKAAPAIRREIDLSKLDFSNCPVRDMMQQIGGKWSTLMLEALSQRPYRFGELRRMIPDISQRMLTQTLRDLQREGYIEREVFPTKPPSVEYRMTDLGRSLYATLALLLNWAEANHDAVREARSRFDAEAI, from the coding sequence ATGAGCGGCTCCGTCGTGAACCTGAAGAGCAAGGCTGCTCCGGCGATCCGCCGCGAGATAGACCTTTCGAAGCTCGACTTCAGCAATTGTCCCGTGCGGGACATGATGCAACAGATTGGTGGCAAATGGTCGACGCTGATGCTGGAGGCACTATCACAGCGTCCTTACAGATTCGGCGAGCTTCGCAGGATGATTCCCGACATTTCCCAGCGGATGCTGACGCAGACGCTGCGCGACCTGCAGCGCGAGGGCTATATCGAGCGTGAGGTCTTCCCGACGAAACCGCCGAGCGTCGAATACAGGATGACCGATCTCGGGCGATCTCTGTATGCGACGCTGGCTTTGCTGTTGAATTGGGCGGAGGCGAACCACGATGCGGTTCGCGAAGCGCGTAGCCGGTTCGATGCCGAAGCTATCTAG
- a CDS encoding MFS transporter — protein MSLSASTPQDAATQTISPLMTFMFAATCGLVAANLYYGQPLAGPISASLGLSPAATGLIVTLTQIGYGLGLLLIVPLGDLLENRKLVLTLIAVSAVALVAAALSSTPAMFLTASLCIGLASVAVQVLVPFAANMAPDAIRGRVVGNVMSGLLCGIMLARPFASFLAEATSWHTVYYVTAAIMVALVLILRANLPVRTPHTKLSYGELLASMGHLALHSRVLQRRALYQAGMFGAFSLFWTTTPLLLAGPEFGMTQNGIALFALAGAAGAIASPIAGRLADRGLTRIASTLAMVLGMASFLIGHFAADGSVTALILLTLAAILLDFGVTTNLVVGQRTIYAISAEHRSRLNGLFMATFFAGGALGSAVGGWAFATGGWSLTAWIGLCFPAFAFLLFLTERKS, from the coding sequence ATGAGCCTTTCTGCTTCAACGCCCCAAGACGCAGCAACCCAGACGATCTCGCCACTTATGACATTCATGTTCGCGGCAACCTGCGGGCTGGTCGCGGCCAACCTCTATTACGGGCAGCCGCTTGCCGGTCCGATCAGCGCATCGCTCGGCCTCAGCCCGGCTGCGACGGGGCTGATCGTGACGCTGACCCAGATCGGCTACGGTCTCGGCCTGCTGCTCATCGTTCCTCTGGGCGACTTGCTCGAAAACCGTAAGCTCGTACTGACGTTGATTGCGGTATCGGCCGTCGCCCTGGTTGCTGCAGCACTGTCATCGACCCCGGCGATGTTCCTGACCGCTTCGCTCTGTATCGGGCTTGCATCGGTTGCCGTGCAGGTTCTGGTACCGTTCGCCGCCAACATGGCGCCCGACGCAATCCGCGGTCGGGTCGTCGGCAACGTCATGAGCGGCTTGCTCTGCGGCATCATGCTCGCCCGCCCCTTTGCGAGCTTCCTTGCCGAGGCGACCTCCTGGCACACCGTCTACTATGTCACGGCAGCGATCATGGTCGCGTTGGTGCTGATCCTGCGCGCCAATCTTCCCGTTCGCACGCCGCACACGAAGCTCAGCTACGGTGAACTGCTGGCGTCGATGGGCCACCTCGCCCTCCACTCGCGCGTTCTGCAACGGCGCGCGCTCTATCAGGCCGGCATGTTCGGCGCCTTCAGCCTCTTCTGGACCACAACGCCTTTGCTGCTTGCTGGTCCGGAGTTCGGCATGACGCAGAACGGCATCGCCCTTTTTGCATTGGCGGGTGCTGCCGGCGCGATTGCATCGCCGATCGCCGGTCGCCTCGCCGATCGCGGCCTGACGCGGATCGCCTCCACCCTGGCGATGGTGCTCGGAATGGCATCCTTCCTGATCGGGCACTTTGCGGCGGACGGCTCGGTCACGGCACTCATCCTGCTGACGCTCGCTGCCATCCTTTTGGATTTCGGCGTCACCACCAATCTCGTCGTTGGCCAGCGCACCATCTATGCAATCAGCGCCGAGCACCGCAGCCGCCTCAACGGCCTGTTCATGGCGACCTTCTTTGCCGGTGGCGCGCTCGGTTCCGCAGTCGGCGGCTGGGCCTTCGCAACGGGTGGATGGTCGCTGACAGCGTGGATCGGGCTCTGCTTTCCGGCCTTCGCCTTCCTGCTCTTCCTCACAGAGCGGAAAAGCTAA
- a CDS encoding SDR family oxidoreductase, with protein sequence MSETILITGAAGQLGQRVIHHLLETYKVPAASLIAASRDPSKLASLSAKGVVTRAADFDDPATLETAFKGADRLLIISTDALAVPGQRLKQHTAAVEAAAKAGVKHIAYTSMPSPDKSLVTFAPDHLGTENAVKASGLPYTIVRNAWYMDNYLHGMPHNLQGGSWYTSSGDGKISNISREDCAIAIAAALASGTAESATYTVTGSESLNADEIAAIIADAVGKPLKAVQVSDEQLGQGIRGAGLPGFVADMLVSADANIRAGNFDIVTTDFTKLTGKQPETLKDFAIAHKAALTA encoded by the coding sequence ATGAGCGAAACGATTCTTATCACCGGCGCAGCGGGACAGCTCGGCCAGCGCGTCATCCACCACCTGCTCGAAACCTACAAGGTTCCCGCAGCGAGCTTGATTGCCGCAAGCCGCGACCCGTCCAAGCTTGCGTCCCTCTCTGCAAAGGGCGTCGTAACCCGCGCCGCCGATTTCGACGACCCGGCGACACTCGAGACCGCCTTCAAGGGTGCCGACCGCCTGCTGATCATCAGCACCGACGCGCTGGCAGTTCCCGGCCAGCGGCTCAAGCAGCACACGGCGGCAGTGGAAGCGGCAGCCAAAGCCGGCGTCAAGCACATCGCCTACACCTCGATGCCGTCGCCCGACAAGTCGCTCGTGACCTTCGCCCCGGATCATCTCGGCACCGAAAACGCCGTGAAGGCAAGCGGCCTGCCCTACACCATCGTCCGAAACGCCTGGTACATGGACAACTACCTGCACGGCATGCCGCACAACCTCCAGGGCGGTAGCTGGTACACCTCGAGCGGCGACGGAAAGATCTCCAACATCTCTCGCGAAGACTGCGCGATCGCGATCGCAGCCGCGCTCGCCTCCGGCACCGCCGAGAGCGCGACCTACACCGTGACCGGCAGTGAATCGCTGAACGCCGATGAAATCGCCGCCATCATCGCGGACGCCGTCGGCAAACCGTTGAAGGCCGTGCAGGTCAGCGACGAGCAGCTTGGCCAAGGCATTCGCGGCGCCGGACTGCCTGGTTTCGTTGCCGATATGCTTGTGTCGGCAGACGCGAACATTCGCGCGGGCAATTTCGATATCGTGACGACCGACTTCACGAAGCTGACAGGCAAGCAGCCTGAGACGCTGAAGGACTTCGCCATCGCGC